A DNA window from Streptomyces bacillaris contains the following coding sequences:
- a CDS encoding GuaB1 family IMP dehydrogenase-related protein, whose amino-acid sequence MRFLEPGTGRYTDSSVVPYDLTYDDVFMVPGRSAVGSRQAVDLSSPDGTGTTIPLVVANMTAIAGRRMAETVARRGGLVVIPQDIPIEVVTDVITWVKTRHLVLDTPIELAPGQTVADALSLLPKRAHGAGVVVDADRRPVGVVTDHDLTGVDRFTQLSEVMSKDLVLLDADIDPRDAFNKLDGANRKLAPAVDKDGRLVGILTRKAALRATLYTPATDAQGRLRIAAAVGINGDVAGKAKQLLDAGVDTLVVDTAHGHQESMIAAVKAVRALDPRVPIVAGNIVAAEGVRDLIEAGADIIKVGVGPGAMCTTRMMTGVGRPQFSAVLECAAEAKKHGKHVWADGGVRHPRDVAMALAAGASNVMIGSWFAGTYESPGDLQQSADGRSYKESFGMASARAVKNRTSDESAYDRARKALFEEGISTSRMFLDPARPGVEDLIDSIIAGVRSSCTYAGAASLEEFAEKAVVGIQSAAGYAEGKPLHASWS is encoded by the coding sequence ACGACGTCTTCATGGTTCCGGGCCGCTCCGCCGTCGGCTCCCGCCAGGCCGTGGACCTCTCCTCGCCGGACGGGACCGGTACCACCATCCCGCTCGTGGTCGCCAACATGACCGCCATCGCGGGCCGCCGGATGGCCGAAACCGTCGCCCGCCGCGGCGGGCTCGTCGTCATCCCCCAGGACATCCCGATCGAGGTCGTCACCGACGTCATCACCTGGGTCAAGACGCGCCACCTCGTCCTGGACACCCCGATCGAGCTGGCCCCCGGCCAGACCGTCGCCGACGCGCTCTCCCTGCTGCCCAAGCGGGCGCACGGCGCGGGCGTCGTCGTGGACGCGGACCGCCGCCCGGTCGGCGTCGTCACCGACCACGACCTGACCGGCGTCGACCGCTTCACCCAGCTCTCCGAGGTCATGTCCAAGGACCTGGTCCTGCTGGACGCGGACATCGACCCGCGCGACGCCTTCAACAAGCTCGACGGCGCCAACCGCAAGCTCGCCCCCGCCGTGGACAAGGACGGCCGCCTCGTCGGCATCCTCACCCGCAAGGCCGCTCTGCGCGCCACCCTCTACACCCCCGCCACCGACGCCCAGGGCCGCCTGCGCATCGCGGCCGCCGTCGGCATCAACGGCGACGTGGCGGGCAAGGCCAAGCAGCTCCTGGACGCGGGCGTCGACACCCTCGTCGTGGACACCGCCCACGGCCACCAGGAATCCATGATCGCCGCCGTGAAGGCGGTACGGGCCCTGGACCCGCGGGTCCCGATCGTCGCGGGCAACATCGTCGCCGCCGAGGGCGTACGCGACCTGATCGAGGCGGGCGCCGACATCATCAAGGTCGGCGTCGGCCCCGGCGCCATGTGCACCACCCGCATGATGACCGGCGTCGGCCGGCCGCAGTTCTCCGCCGTCCTGGAGTGCGCCGCCGAGGCGAAGAAGCACGGCAAGCACGTCTGGGCGGACGGCGGCGTCCGCCACCCGCGCGATGTCGCCATGGCGCTCGCCGCGGGCGCGTCCAACGTGATGATCGGCTCCTGGTTCGCGGGGACGTACGAGTCGCCCGGCGACCTCCAGCAGTCCGCCGACGGCCGCTCCTACAAGGAGTCCTTCGGCATGGCCTCCGCGCGCGCCGTGAAGAACCGCACCTCGGACGAGTCCGCGTACGACCGGGCCCGCAAGGCGCTCTTCGAGGAGGGCATCTCCACCTCCCGGATGTTCCTCGACCCGGCCCGCCCGGGCGTCGAGGACCTGATCGACTCGATCATCGCGGGCGTCCGCTCCTCCTGCACCTACGCCGGTGCCGCCTCCCTGGAGGAGTTCGCGGAGAAGGCCGTCGTCGGCATCCAGAGCGCCGCCGGTTACGCCGAGGGCAAGCCGCTGCACGCCAGCTGGAGTTGA